In one Microcoleus sp. bin38.metabat.b11b12b14.051 genomic region, the following are encoded:
- a CDS encoding PAS domain S-box protein, giving the protein MQILAASLKAKVRQRTWELQVLHELTENVQIAAVADEILSACIEYIGRLIPAETILFVGVAPVGAGFANALLTLPDGRIYLEHLQPLTARSKSEIEACLQAARLQWLAGNRDWAHNLAAPPIAQFKSVLMAPANQDESEELLGVFFIGAEQANAFNFEHLCLLHTVAQICTKSLNNLASKQTDVKEKTENNFALDSASQELLLRALMEGAPDRVFAKDRNFRYIFVNQSFAAYLGKNIEEIIGKDDIELGFSAGAVFGDRNGFLRGIREEDRAVLAGEMVRNPHEAIAFAGDKQQVFDTQKLPLRDAEGNIFGVLGISREISGYSAAEEARNQSQAKLQKITASVPGTVYQVDLHPDGSMVFSFVSAGCRELYEIEPEEAQQDIHVIVDMIYPEDRDGFHNSVTLAAENLQPWRWEGRIVSPSGKLKWIQGDAQPEMQASGAVVYYGLFTDISARKQAELKLQLYQEIFLKSNDAIAILDPQGYYLETNQAHTALLGYSPSKLWGKTPAAHMGEETFASVIQSLAETGSYRGEMTCVKALEGGTVEVELSAFAVLNDAGDVVCYVSVKRDITERKRAEEKLKLYREIFLNSNDAMVIIDADGFFLEQNRAHQSLLEYTDAELEAEAPPLVAGERFSAISKSLAKRGNFRGEITNFTKKGRTLAIDVAAYSVINNSGDVICHVCVKRDITERKKGEEERQKFVSLIENSSDFIGMATLEGQTLFVNEAGRKMVGLENPSEVLYTEIWDYIGQDFKREFSKKILPIIISQGQWQGEGQMQHLRSGKSIDVVMNAFMVKHPQSNEPLCFAAVIRDVTERKQAEKMLREQAERERLVSAIAQRVRQSLNLTQTLSTAVQEVRELLATDRTVIYSFDSDETGVVVVESVGEPWMPMLGRKLQEKSFGESYTSMYRAGKIQAISDISTANLSELHRDLLASLQVRANLVVPIFIGDESQESIAQNVPENPRIWSQIETLATNQNRLWGLLVAHQCSGPRAWTDSEVDLLGRLSVQLAIAIQQSTLFEQAQQAREVALEASRMKSLFLANMSHEIRTPMNGVMGMTDLLLKTNLTPEQLDFVQTLKLSGQNLLSIINDILDLSKLEAGEMRLETIEFDLSICLDEVLDLLATPAQEKGIELVALIESDVPLQIRGDAARLRQILTNLINNAIKFTEAGEVVIEVSTGRIPGRVVATEERKKLENIQPLKLGINRSLFLLFKVRDTGIGIAAEDQKKLFQSFTQVDASTTRKYGGTGLGLAISKQLVELLGGEIGVESTPGKGSTFWFTVPAIKENLTAAGTTCQVNLQTVLAGRKMLVASDKPTVRKVLRRMAVVWGMEVEEVENGWMAIASLYKAVSVNCPYDIVLVDIQLPEMVAGSMERLMIAEQAMQQTKWVVLTSMTQISEAKRLVDIGFSGYLTKPVKAHRLFDCLVNAIAPGEAVDSPLANPSENPAVPIDNRQLASLKILLVEDTPINQKVGLNQLKVLGCAADVANNGAEALSMLAIKKYDIVLMDCQMPVLDGYEATLELRRMEATGAAAGSREPDRQTTVVIAMTANALKGDREKCLAAGMDDYISKPISIENLKSVLENWSVQLKIEIPKFQGEFVKNSAPDLESVVDMARLREIAGADLDFEREILQAFVVDTGSYLEAAKGAIASGDLDTLVRRAHQIKGVSATAAVRLMPEMAAQLQILAESNDLEGASKIIAELETVLAGVQKLVGE; this is encoded by the coding sequence ATGCAAATCCTAGCCGCCAGCCTCAAAGCAAAAGTCCGCCAGCGTACCTGGGAACTGCAAGTTCTCCACGAACTTACGGAGAATGTACAAATTGCGGCGGTTGCTGATGAAATTTTGTCTGCGTGTATCGAATACATCGGGCGCCTGATTCCTGCTGAGACGATCCTCTTCGTTGGCGTAGCCCCCGTAGGGGCGGGCTTCGCTAACGCACTTTTGACTCTACCGGACGGTAGAATATACCTCGAACACTTGCAGCCGTTAACTGCACGGTCAAAATCTGAAATTGAAGCCTGCTTGCAAGCTGCCCGCCTGCAATGGCTGGCGGGAAATCGGGACTGGGCGCACAACCTCGCCGCCCCACCAATTGCTCAGTTTAAGTCGGTGTTGATGGCACCGGCTAACCAGGATGAAAGTGAAGAATTGTTGGGGGTATTTTTCATTGGTGCAGAGCAGGCAAATGCTTTTAATTTTGAACACCTTTGTTTGCTCCACACGGTGGCTCAAATATGTACTAAATCGCTAAATAATTTAGCATCTAAACAGACGGATGTCAAGGAGAAAACAGAAAATAATTTTGCCCTAGATTCCGCAAGCCAAGAGCTATTATTGCGGGCTTTGATGGAGGGTGCGCCGGACAGGGTTTTTGCCAAAGATCGAAATTTTAGATATATTTTTGTCAATCAAAGTTTTGCTGCCTATTTAGGAAAAAATATTGAAGAAATTATCGGCAAAGATGACATTGAATTAGGATTTTCAGCAGGAGCAGTATTTGGCGATCGCAATGGCTTTCTTAGGGGCATTCGCGAGGAAGATCGAGCTGTACTCGCCGGGGAGATGGTTCGCAATCCCCACGAGGCGATCGCCTTTGCAGGCGACAAACAGCAGGTTTTTGACACGCAAAAACTGCCGCTGCGCGATGCCGAGGGCAATATATTTGGGGTTTTGGGTATTTCTCGGGAGATTTCAGGATACTCGGCGGCAGAGGAAGCCCGGAATCAAAGCCAAGCCAAACTGCAAAAAATTACTGCTAGCGTACCGGGTACGGTATATCAAGTTGACTTGCATCCAGACGGCTCGATGGTGTTTTCGTTTGTCAGCGCGGGCTGTCGAGAATTGTATGAAATAGAACCCGAGGAGGCTCAGCAGGATATTCATGTAATTGTTGACATGATTTATCCCGAAGATCGAGATGGTTTTCACAATTCGGTGACGCTGGCTGCTGAAAATTTGCAGCCTTGGCGGTGGGAAGGTAGAATTGTCAGCCCGTCGGGAAAACTGAAATGGATTCAAGGGGATGCACAGCCGGAAATGCAAGCATCAGGGGCAGTAGTTTATTATGGCTTGTTCACGGATATTAGCGCCAGGAAACAAGCTGAGTTAAAACTGCAACTTTATCAAGAAATATTTTTAAAGTCCAATGATGCGATCGCCATTTTAGACCCGCAAGGCTATTACTTGGAAACAAATCAAGCTCACACGGCTTTGCTGGGTTACAGTCCATCGAAATTGTGGGGAAAAACCCCTGCTGCTCACATGGGAGAAGAGACATTTGCTTCGGTGATCCAAAGCTTGGCCGAAACTGGGAGTTACCGAGGCGAAATGACCTGTGTTAAGGCTTTAGAAGGGGGAACAGTTGAGGTAGAGCTTTCGGCTTTTGCGGTTCTTAATGATGCTGGGGATGTGGTTTGTTACGTCAGTGTTAAAAGGGACATCACCGAACGCAAGCGAGCTGAGGAAAAACTCAAACTTTACCGAGAAATATTTCTCAACTCCAACGATGCGATGGTGATTATCGATGCTGATGGGTTTTTTCTAGAACAAAATCGCGCCCATCAATCGCTGCTAGAATACACCGACGCAGAATTAGAAGCAGAAGCACCGCCGCTGGTGGCGGGGGAGCGCTTTTCGGCAATTTCCAAAAGTTTAGCGAAAAGGGGAAATTTTCGGGGAGAAATTACTAACTTTACTAAAAAAGGTCGCACTTTGGCGATCGACGTGGCTGCATACTCTGTGATTAATAACAGCGGTGATGTAATTTGTCACGTCTGCGTCAAGCGCGATATTACTGAACGCAAAAAAGGTGAAGAAGAACGGCAAAAATTTGTATCTTTGATTGAAAACAGCAGCGATTTTATCGGTATGGCTACTCTGGAAGGTCAAACGCTGTTTGTGAACGAAGCAGGACGAAAAATGGTGGGGTTAGAAAATCCTTCGGAAGTGCTTTATACGGAGATATGGGATTATATAGGTCAAGACTTTAAACGGGAATTTAGTAAAAAAATTCTGCCAATCATTATCAGTCAGGGTCAGTGGCAAGGAGAAGGTCAAATGCAGCACTTGCGGAGCGGCAAATCCATTGATGTGGTCATGAATGCTTTTATGGTGAAGCACCCTCAAAGCAATGAACCTCTGTGCTTTGCTGCGGTAATTCGCGATGTCACCGAACGCAAGCAAGCTGAGAAAATGCTGCGGGAACAAGCAGAACGGGAAAGGCTGGTTTCGGCGATCGCCCAGCGAGTCCGACAGTCCCTCAACCTGACTCAAACTCTGAGCACGGCTGTACAAGAAGTGCGGGAGTTGCTGGCAACGGATCGCACGGTAATTTATAGTTTTGATTCTGATGAAACTGGGGTTGTCGTTGTGGAATCTGTAGGCGAGCCTTGGATGCCGATGCTGGGGAGAAAACTTCAGGAGAAATCTTTTGGGGAAAGTTATACGTCGATGTACCGTGCTGGCAAAATTCAAGCAATTTCAGATATTTCTACGGCTAATTTGAGCGAGCTTCACCGAGATTTACTGGCGAGTTTGCAGGTAAGGGCGAATTTAGTTGTACCAATTTTTATCGGTGATGAAAGTCAGGAGTCGATCGCCCAAAATGTGCCGGAAAATCCTCGAATTTGGTCGCAGATCGAGACTTTGGCAACAAATCAAAATCGGTTGTGGGGATTGCTGGTTGCTCACCAGTGCAGCGGCCCGCGGGCTTGGACTGATTCTGAGGTGGATTTGCTAGGAAGGTTGAGCGTGCAGTTGGCGATCGCCATTCAGCAATCTACTCTGTTTGAGCAAGCGCAGCAAGCCCGAGAAGTCGCCCTCGAAGCGTCTCGAATGAAGTCGCTATTTTTAGCAAATATGAGTCACGAAATCCGCACTCCGATGAATGGAGTGATGGGGATGACCGATCTGCTGCTAAAAACAAATCTTACTCCCGAACAGCTAGACTTTGTGCAGACGCTGAAACTCAGCGGTCAAAATTTGCTGTCCATCATTAACGATATTCTCGACCTCTCCAAACTGGAAGCAGGAGAAATGCGCTTAGAAACGATCGAATTTGACCTCAGTATCTGTCTGGATGAAGTGCTGGATTTGTTGGCAACTCCGGCACAAGAAAAAGGTATAGAATTGGTAGCACTGATTGAGAGCGACGTGCCGCTACAAATTAGAGGAGATGCAGCGCGGTTGAGGCAAATCCTTACTAATTTAATTAACAATGCGATTAAGTTCACCGAAGCAGGAGAAGTAGTAATTGAGGTGTCTACAGGTCGGATTCCGGGGAGAGTTGTAGCGACGGAAGAGCGAAAGAAACTAGAAAATATCCAGCCGTTAAAACTCGGGATTAATCGCTCGCTGTTCCTGCTGTTTAAGGTGAGAGATACAGGTATTGGGATTGCGGCAGAAGACCAAAAAAAATTGTTTCAATCTTTTACTCAAGTAGATGCTTCTACTACTAGAAAGTACGGCGGTACAGGTCTGGGTCTGGCTATCTCTAAGCAGTTAGTAGAGCTGCTAGGGGGTGAAATTGGTGTGGAAAGTACCCCCGGCAAAGGCTCGACTTTTTGGTTTACAGTACCGGCAATTAAGGAAAATTTAACTGCTGCTGGGACAACGTGCCAAGTTAATTTGCAAACGGTGCTGGCGGGGCGGAAAATGTTGGTTGCTAGCGATAAGCCGACTGTGCGAAAAGTGCTGCGGAGAATGGCTGTTGTGTGGGGGATGGAAGTTGAGGAGGTGGAAAACGGTTGGATGGCGATCGCCTCTTTGTACAAAGCTGTCAGCGTTAATTGCCCTTACGATATTGTTTTGGTGGATATTCAGTTGCCAGAAATGGTGGCGGGAAGTATGGAACGTTTGATGATTGCTGAGCAGGCTATGCAGCAAACAAAGTGGGTGGTGCTGACTTCAATGACTCAGATATCTGAGGCGAAACGTTTGGTAGATATCGGTTTTAGCGGTTATTTAACTAAGCCTGTCAAGGCTCACCGACTGTTTGATTGCTTGGTGAATGCGATCGCCCCTGGTGAGGCGGTTGACTCGCCGCTAGCAAATCCCAGCGAAAATCCAGCCGTCCCTATTGACAACCGGCAGTTAGCAAGCTTAAAGATTTTGTTAGTTGAAGATACTCCGATCAATCAAAAAGTTGGTCTCAATCAACTCAAAGTTTTGGGATGTGCGGCGGATGTGGCGAATAACGGCGCAGAGGCGCTATCTATGCTGGCTATCAAAAAGTATGACATTGTGTTGATGGACTGTCAGATGCCGGTTTTGGACGGTTACGAAGCTACGCTGGAATTGCGCCGCATGGAAGCGACAGGCGCTGCGGCTGGTTCGAGGGAACCGGATCGCCAGACAACAGTGGTGATTGCGATGACGGCGAATGCTTTGAAGGGCGATCGGGAAAAGTGTCTGGCGGCGGGGATGGACGATTATATTAGCAAGCCGATTTCGATCGAAAACTTAAAATCTGTACTTGAAAATTGGTCGGTACAGTTAAAAATTGAAATTCCCAAGTTTCAGGGCGAGTTCGTCAAAAACTCTGCTCCGGATCTAGAATCAGTAGTTGATATGGCACGTTTGCGCGAAATTGCGGGCGCTGATTTAGACTTTGAGCGGGAAATACTGCAAGCTTTTGTGGTGGATACTGGCAGTTATTTAGAAGCTGCTAAGGGGGCGATCGCCTCTGGAGATTTGGATACACTGGTGCGCCGCGCGCATCAAATTAAAGGTGTCAGCGCTACGGCGGCGGTACGGTTAATGCCCGAGATGGCTGCACAGCTTCAAATCCTGGCCGAATCAAACGATTTGGAGGGGGCTAGCAAAATCATCGCTGAATTAGAAACAGTTTTGGCGGGGGTTCAAAAGTTGGTGGGTGAGTAA
- a CDS encoding amino acid ABC transporter substrate-binding protein, with the protein MRKWGFLLLASVLVVAPLASCRDRSAPAGQTPATTAEGKSQQGPSRIDTIVSRGKLICGVSGELPGFSFVDEKGKYSGLDVDVCRAVAAAIFDDPEKVEYRKLNAKDRFTVLQAGEIDILSRNTTFTASRDSTTGLEFAPIIFYDSQSIMVKKDSGIKSLKDFAGKSICVQTGTSTEQNLSDQMRKLGVKYTPVVFEDVNATFATYQEGRCQGVTADRSQLVSKRTTLPTPENNVVLPIVMSKEPLAPAVKTGDAKWADAVRWIIFAAIEAEDLGINSANVDQTVASTTDPNVKRLLGKEGDLGKGFGLPNNFAVSIVKKVGNYGEMYDRNLGPNSTLKLDRGQNKLWKDGGLMYSPPFR; encoded by the coding sequence ATGCGTAAATGGGGATTTCTGTTGTTGGCAAGTGTGTTAGTTGTGGCACCACTAGCATCTTGTAGGGATCGATCGGCACCAGCCGGACAAACACCAGCTACAACTGCTGAAGGTAAATCGCAACAAGGGCCGAGTCGGATAGATACAATTGTCAGCCGCGGTAAACTGATTTGCGGCGTCAGCGGCGAACTGCCGGGTTTTAGTTTTGTAGACGAAAAAGGCAAATACTCAGGGTTGGATGTTGATGTTTGCAGGGCTGTGGCGGCGGCAATATTTGACGATCCCGAAAAAGTGGAGTACCGAAAGCTGAACGCCAAAGATAGATTTACAGTTTTGCAAGCCGGAGAAATCGACATTCTTAGCCGCAATACCACCTTCACGGCCAGCCGCGACAGCACTACCGGACTGGAATTTGCCCCAATTATCTTTTATGACTCTCAAAGCATTATGGTCAAAAAAGATAGTGGCATCAAAAGTTTAAAAGATTTTGCGGGCAAATCGATCTGCGTGCAAACGGGTACGAGCACCGAACAAAATTTGTCCGACCAAATGCGAAAATTAGGAGTTAAATACACTCCTGTGGTGTTTGAAGATGTAAATGCTACCTTTGCGACGTATCAAGAAGGTCGCTGTCAAGGTGTTACTGCCGATCGATCGCAATTGGTATCGAAGCGCACAACTCTACCGACTCCGGAGAATAATGTTGTTTTGCCGATCGTGATGTCAAAAGAACCGTTGGCGCCTGCGGTGAAAACCGGTGATGCGAAATGGGCGGATGCGGTGAGATGGATTATTTTTGCGGCGATTGAAGCTGAAGATTTGGGAATTAATTCAGCAAATGTAGACCAAACTGTGGCCAGCACTACAGACCCGAATGTCAAACGTTTGCTAGGAAAAGAAGGAGATTTAGGTAAAGGTTTCGGACTTCCGAACAACTTCGCCGTCAGTATTGTGAAGAAAGTGGGGAATTACGGGGAAATGTACGATCGCAACCTCGGCCCGAACAGTACACTTAAGCTAGACCGGGGTCAAAACAAACTCTGGAAAGATGGCGGTTTGATGTACTCGCCACCCTTCCGCTAA
- a CDS encoding ABC transporter permease subunit (The N-terminal region of this protein, as described by TIGR01726, is a three transmembrane segment that identifies a subfamily of ABC transporter permease subunits, which specificities that include histidine, arginine, glutamine, glutamate, L-cystine (sic), the opines (in Agrobacterium) octopine and nopaline, etc.) yields MNTEPQPGQSEKSSKFQDISTWLRDDRFWKIAGQAIALILVITVIAIFWDNLSANYAQLGIAFGFDFLNSQASFDIGESVIPYSPENSYKQAYFVGLINSLRVMGLGIVFATIAGLTVGIARLSDNWLLRNLAALYVEILRNTPLLLQLFFWYFAVFISLPKLEDNQQMRGPIYLTNRGIAVPWPAPLPGFEIWLILLTVGVLAAAGLWMWRARVMLEQAKPGRQLFWAAGAIGLSAILAGIITQNLPFRLDFPRITPALQLEGGLKLTPEFASLLTGLSLYTGSYIAEIVRAGIQSVSRGQWEAGKSLGLKSGTLMRMVILPQALRVIVPPLTSQYLNLAKNSSLAVAVAYPDVYFVVGSPTLNQTGRAIETMLIIMGTYLIISLIISLFMNWYNSTVQLKER; encoded by the coding sequence ATGAATACAGAACCTCAACCGGGCCAATCCGAGAAATCATCGAAATTTCAAGATATATCAACTTGGCTGCGGGACGATCGCTTCTGGAAAATAGCCGGACAGGCGATCGCCCTGATCTTAGTAATCACAGTCATCGCGATTTTCTGGGACAACCTCAGCGCTAATTACGCACAACTGGGGATTGCATTTGGATTTGACTTTCTCAATTCCCAAGCATCCTTCGACATCGGCGAAAGCGTGATTCCCTACAGTCCCGAAAACAGTTACAAACAAGCTTATTTTGTCGGATTAATAAACTCGCTGCGCGTAATGGGTCTGGGGATTGTGTTCGCAACTATTGCGGGTTTGACCGTAGGAATTGCGCGCCTTTCGGACAATTGGCTGCTGCGGAATTTGGCAGCTTTGTACGTAGAAATCCTGCGAAATACGCCGTTATTGCTGCAATTATTTTTCTGGTATTTTGCAGTATTCATTTCCCTACCCAAACTGGAAGACAATCAACAGATGCGCGGCCCGATTTACTTGACAAATCGCGGCATTGCTGTACCTTGGCCTGCGCCTTTGCCAGGTTTTGAGATTTGGTTGATTTTGCTAACTGTGGGAGTTTTGGCTGCGGCGGGGCTGTGGATGTGGCGGGCGCGGGTGATGTTGGAACAAGCTAAGCCGGGAAGACAGTTATTTTGGGCTGCTGGCGCGATCGGCCTCAGTGCAATCTTAGCTGGAATTATCACCCAAAATCTACCTTTTCGCCTAGATTTCCCCCGCATCACACCAGCATTGCAACTCGAAGGAGGATTAAAACTAACTCCAGAATTTGCATCCTTGCTTACAGGACTCAGCTTGTATACTGGCAGTTACATTGCAGAAATTGTCCGCGCCGGAATTCAGTCAGTCTCCCGGGGCCAATGGGAAGCAGGAAAGTCTTTAGGGCTGAAATCTGGAACCCTGATGCGGATGGTAATTTTGCCGCAAGCCTTGCGGGTGATAGTGCCGCCTTTAACCAGTCAGTATCTGAATTTAGCGAAGAATTCCAGTTTAGCCGTGGCGGTGGCTTATCCCGATGTTTACTTTGTGGTGGGTTCTCCGACGCTGAATCAGACCGGTCGGGCGATCGAGACAATGCTAATTATTATGGGGACATACCTGATAATTAGTTTGATAATTTCTCTGTTCATGAATTGGTACAACAGCACGGTACAACTCAAAGAACGGTAA